The following coding sequences are from one Triticum dicoccoides isolate Atlit2015 ecotype Zavitan chromosome 4A, WEW_v2.0, whole genome shotgun sequence window:
- the LOC119284961 gene encoding 50S ribosomal protein L15, chloroplastic-like gives MASITLLSLAPAATFLHLPASTASSSPHFAAIPRSLAGRRALLLRARAPRRVTVVCSAAAAAEASEAEPVEKFRLDNLSPQKGARRKPKRKGRGISAGQGASCGFGMRGQKSRSGPGVRRGFEGGQMPLYRRLPKLRGIAGGMHIGLPKYVPFNLRDIVQGGFKDGDEISLESLKSRGLINPSGRERKLPLKILGDGDLSVKLNIKAGAFSSAAKEKLEAAGCTLTVLPKRKKWLPAAYVKNQARAEEYFSKKKGGAVESDEATT, from the exons ATGGCGTCCAtcaccctcctctccctcgctccagCCGCGACCTTCCTCCACCTcccggcctccaccgcctcctcctccccccacttcgccgccattccccgctccctcgccggccgccgggCCCTCCTCCTCCGCGCGCGCGCGCCCCGCCGCGTCACCGTCGTCTGCAGCGCCGCGGCGGCGGCCGAGGCCTCGGAGGCGGAGCCCGTGGAGAAGTTCCGGCTCGACAACCTGAGCCCGCAGAAGGGGGCGCGGCGGAAGCCGAAGCGGAAGGGGCGCGGTATCTCCGCGGGGCAGGGCGCCAGCTGCGGGTTCGGTATGCGCGGGCAGAAGTCGCGCTCCGGGCCCGGCGTCCGCCGAGGGTTCGAGGGCGGGCAAATGCCGCTCTACCGCCGTCTTCCCAAGCTCCGCGGAATCGCCGGCG GAATGCATATCGGGTTGCCAAAGTACGTGCCGTTCAATTTGAGGGACATAGTGCAGGGTGGGTTCAAGGATGGCGATGAGATTTCCTTGGAGTCCTTGAAATCGAGGGGCTTGATCAATCCATCCGGCAGGGAAAGAAAGCTTCCACTCAAG ATTTTGGGAGATGGTGATCTATCAGTCAAGTTGAACATCAAGGCTGGGGCATTCTCCTCCGCGGCCAAGgagaaacttgaggcagctggcTGTACTTTAACAGTGTTGCCCAAGCGGAAGAAATGGCTACCAGCAGCTTATGTGAAGAACCAAGCTCGTGCTGAAGAGTACTTTAGCAAGAAAAAAGGCGGCGCTGTTGAATCTGATGAAGCCACCACATAG